One Neovison vison isolate M4711 chromosome 2, ASM_NN_V1, whole genome shotgun sequence genomic window carries:
- the TMEM50A gene encoding transmembrane protein 50A has product MSGFLEGLRCSECIDWGEKRNTIASIAAGVLFFTGWWIIIDAAVIYPTMEEFNHSYHACGVIATIAFLMINAVSNGQVRGDSYSEGCLGQTGARIWLFIGFMLAFGSLIASMWILFGGYVAKEKAIVYPGIAVFFQNAFIFFGGLVFKFGRTEDLWQ; this is encoded by the exons atgtctggatTTCTAGAAGGCTTGAGATGCTCAGAATGCATTGACTGGGGGGAAAAGCGCAATACTATTGCTTCCATTGCTGCTGGTGTTCTA TTTTTTACAGGCTGGTGGATTATCATAGATGCAGCTGTCATTTATCCAACTATGGAAGAGTTCAACCACTCATACCATGCCTGTGGTGTTATAGCAACCATAGCCTTCCTGAT GATTAATGCAGTATCAAATGGACAAGTCCGAGGTGACAGTTACAGTGAAGGTTGCCTGGGTCAAACAG gGGCTCGCATTTGGCTGTTCATTGGATTCATGCTGGCATTTGGGTCTCTGATTGCATCTATGTGGATTCTCTTTGGAGGCTATGTTGCTAAAG aaaaagcCATCGTATACCCTGGAATtgctgtattttttcaaaatgcCTTTATCTTTTTTGG AGGACTGGTGTTTAAGTTTGGCCGCACTGAAGACTTATGGCAGTAA